In Poecile atricapillus isolate bPoeAtr1 chromosome 9, bPoeAtr1.hap1, whole genome shotgun sequence, the following are encoded in one genomic region:
- the CFAP20DC gene encoding protein CFAP20DC, whose amino-acid sequence MFRNNYQGGPFVEILSAQGKNPGAKWKIFGNPSAISKEYDRELKGFVFVLEGNSLINKMKLPRETKQTLGLVQQFLTLQIFVPLGKDFSTELLITDFDNIKRRLYLSTVHKVLSVTPLHAKIPLFMIKRKIWCNMCIDLVTFTYEIFRGALFRSLDGIIISANCKLRKIFTLKFKPHDTTGEGGVF is encoded by the exons atgttCAGAAACAACTATcag GGGGGCCCGTTTGTTGAAATACTCAGTGCTCAAGGCAAGAACCCAGGAGCAAAATGGAAGATTTTTGGCAACCCATCAGCTATCTCAAAA GAATACGACAGAGAACTAAAAGGCTTTGTTTTTGTACTTGAAGGAAATAGTCTAATCAACAAAATGAAGCTACcaagggaaaccaaacaaactt TGGGACTGGTGCAGCAATTTCTGACACTTCAGATTTTTGTGCCATTGGGAAAAGACTTCTCCACTGAGTTACT GATAACTGATTTTGACAATATTAAAAGAAGATTGTATTTGTCAACGGTCCACAAGGTGTTGTCTGTAACCCCTCTGCATGCAAAGATTCCTCTGTTTATGATCAAGCGCAAAATA tGGTGTAATATGTGTATTGACTTGGTAACATTTACCTATGAAATATTCAGAGGAGCTCTCTTCCGGTCTTTGGATGGAATTATTATTTCAGCTAACTGTAAGCTAAGAAAGATCTTCACTTTAAAATTCAAGCCGCATGATACAACTGGAGAAGGTGGTGTGTTTTAA